The Polypterus senegalus isolate Bchr_013 chromosome 1, ASM1683550v1, whole genome shotgun sequence genomic sequence ATTTAGTATTTCTCTTAGTTTCTTAATGTGCCTGAAGACCTGTGAAAAATGagccatcttatatataaacgtctatgtgtggaagtgtgcgtgtctgtcctgtctggaagtgagaggtggagtcagggtaaaggctccacctccaaggaaacaggaAACTCTCTTAGCTGCTAATAATGCAAGcggggccagcatgtcagcataacgaaacctcagaagaaagacaaagtcgcatagccgctaacattggcaaaatggtatcccttttacgcCGCTAACGGACAAGTGATGTGAGCATGTCAGCAAagcaaatcctcctaggagagagatgcccagagtagttcttttcaattacctgacatctctacatttcaattttttttttcggatgatttcaatagtttctcgAACCCCAGGTTATTTACAGCATGGGCGTACACAGCTAGTAGGTTATAAAATTCTTCTGgtctttaaataattttgtctTGCAATTTTGTGGCTCCTTCTATTGGGTCCATCCATTTGGGATCAACAAGGCCTGTTTTGACTTTCATAACATTATAACCAGATGTAGGGTCCATGTTTGAAGTATCACTGGAAACCCATTCTACCACAGAACAGAGCTGTGTCTTCTTTTAGTGCCATATGGCAGCAGTCCTGTCCACCACATCACTGAGCATAGACATGCTATAGTTAATTTTCATCACTTGCACACAGagttaaacatttctttttcctACAGGGTGACATTTCCACAGATGACAAGTGGAACCCACTCCATTGCATGGTAGCATCTAgagcctgagagaaagagagacagctTGAGCTAGAGCCAGGCCGGGCTGCTATATGCATGAACAAGGAGACCAAGGCTTTCACATTCCTGACGTGAGTGCGTGTGAACACATATTGGAAATTGCTCAAAATGGATTCTAAGGTGAAAACTATCCTCAGTTCCCCACTCAGACAGTTCACATGTTGCATATCTGTGGATGGGAAAGAACAGGAGCAGCCCCAGAAAAAGGCGCCCCATAAGGAACCATGCATGACTGCAGAAGAGTTGCAGAGGTACCAGAAGGGCATCGAAATAGAAAAGTGAGTAGGTTAAACTCCTCTGGCTTTGCTCATTGCCGTTAGCaactaatattttaatattattttcttcGTTTTGCTCATGCACAGTAAAAAGCGAGCAGCCTTTCACCAGCAGAGGAACGCAGAGCGTGCAGTCATGAGGACTCACTTTCGCCAGAAGTACCAGCTGTCTGAGGTAACTCCATCCATCAACAGACAAAATTTTAACTTATACGTAATGTATTGCTTACAAAGAGATGTTAAAATTTAGTTTGTGAGATTTGGCTTGTGAGACACAGCCTTTCAGCAATTTCTCTTAATTTAATTAAAGTATTTATAGCGGCAGAGAGGCCTGTTGGTACAGTGGTCAGTAATGCTGTCTCACAACTttagtgtcctgggttcaaagccAAGCTCGGTCACTGTCTACATAACATGTGCACATTCACACCCCATTTGTGTGGATTATTGGAGTAAATTTTAATTTGCTTACACATCCTTAAGAAATGAATGTTAAAGACACTGGCAGCTCTTAACTGGGTGAGGGACTGATGAAATGTGAGTGAGTGTATCGTGTGGCAGTCTGGTTTCCCTTCCAGGGTTGGGTCATTTTGTGCACGATGATGCCATCCCAGATTCAGACCTGCTGCATCTCAGATATTGGATTGAGTGGGCTCTGCAAGGAGATGATTTCCGTCTCTGAGCTGCTGAAAATGAAACATGTGCAGCACAAATCCCATTTACGGTAAATGCGGTTTAACTTCTAAAATGATGAGATCACCTGTCCTTTCTTTATGTTCCTCAACGGAGGATAGCTACAAACAAAGgaagcctttaactttttaaagtGGAAGCATCGATCGCAACTAATACAGAGTAGATCTGAAGTATGCTTGAGAAGAATTTTAGGGattttttggtgattttttttatcgCAGGATTCTCAGCCGTTTCAAATTTGAAGAATTAAAGAAAGTTTGTCTAGACCTGGGGTCTCGTTTATAAAAACTTGGGTGGATTTGAATATATATGGTCAGGGGACGAATTAGCCAAGGAGTTCTCGCAAATAATTGTGGGACCAACCAGGCCACTctgtttaatgttaaaaataaaagtaaagaaaaaaagaacttaaCCAGGCACTCAGAAAAATGGCACAGTAAATACCTATAAGGCCAATGTGGCTTTTCAACAGAAGAGGCTCTATCGAGCAGGAAATGCTGAtataaactaatgaaaaaacaaaacaattcttcagtgtgGGGTCTGCAGAGGGTGCACCAGCtctccaaacctgacacagacagacacagacacaagttcagcaacgCACATGGATTTTATTtctctgtgggaaactctttccttcgtttcccacctgtacagcacagtACGTCACAATAAATGAAGaacacagcactttgtcttccATTTCCCTCTTCCTTTGTCTTTCTTCTCTATTTCTCCATCCGCCTCCAGTTTTGTcgccttccacccgactctggctcctgggtCAGTGCAGCAAGGTAAGGGCATTGGCTGTCCACCACAAGTGCACATACGTAGAATTGACCCCTTTAAAGGGAACTAAAGTATCTGTACATCACATTCATAACTTCcgaggtggatggatggattaaataaaaaacaagccaCCAAAGGTGGAACCAAATCAAACTTTGCTAAACTCTGCATTCAGAGTTGGTACAAAATAATGAGCTACTGTAATCTAATTATATTTCCCAGGAACAAAGTAGTGCAAAAGTTTAAATTCTAGTAACCACATTACAGTTTCAAACTTAACCAGAATTGTGTTGCTTgccttatacatttttttaagcaaGTGATACATACATCTATCTgacttccaaacctgcttatacAGAGCAGGGTCATGAgtcagctggagcctatcccagcaagctttgAACACAAAGGCAGTAACAATCCCTAGACAAGGTGCCAGTGCATATCCTAGGTTGAGCACACACATGGAATGGGCCAATTTAGCACCACCAATCAACCTAATCTGCAAGGAGACGGTGTGGCCACCTACAGTATGTCCTCTGCACAGTTTTCTCTGGACATACACACTCTTCACACAGGTGTAGAGCACAGTGAATTGTATGACATTGTCATATCTGTACCTGAGGTGTATGTTGTTTTATGACATGACATAATAGTTCATTACACTTCAGTATTGTATTGAGGTCAACTTTGTCTTTATTAAGAAATTCAAGTTTTAAATGTGACTTTGAAAGTTTTCAGTTTTACAACACAGTGAAGGAAGAACAGTTagatacaaccccaaatcagaaaaagttgggatggtagGGAAAATactaattaaacaaaaagattcttaaatttacttttatttcactgcagacagtatgaacccaagatatttcatgtttagtCTGGCCAACTTAATTTCATTGATTAATATACATTGTGAAAGatgcccggacacaggcagacactgagacagccaaaCGTCCAAACACAcgctatttattttcttttatataacacACAGTGCATGAACCACCACTATAACTcagctcacagtccttttccttttcttctgccgccttcactcctctctcACCAACTCTGTTCCCCACCACCTGACTCCGGCCCcctgagtggagtgaggcagcctcctttatactgcacccatAAGTGCTCGAGGCGCTTCCTAATTAACATCCGgcagtacattagagggtcggctcaagttggacggttggaagacaaagtcagagaggggagagtgcattggtttggacatgtgcagaggagagatgctgggtatattgggagaaggatgataaggatagagctgccagggaagaggagaagagaaaggcctaagagaaggtttatggatgtggtgagagaggacatgaaggtgatgggtgtaacagagcaagatgcagaggacagaaagatatggaagaagatgatccactgtggcaacccttaacaggagaaGCAGAAACAAGAagaagtgtggtggaagtgctgcatgtgaATTCtgttcctcttctggcagcacttccggtaTGCCAAtgttctggagctgtccaggtgtcccctggcGGTAGCCATGGACCCCTgctgggttgagcttcccagctccgtatcTGTGGCCCACTTGCACCCCAGgaaagatattgcccctctcctggtccttctctTCTCCAGGCGTTATGTATGGATGGGTTATGTAGTTTGCCCAACTACCAGGCGCTCGCTGGTAAATGCTACCTCCAGGCCTTACTCCAAATGTTGATCCCAGTAACCCTTTCCTGGGCAGAATACACTAATATTTAATTTGTACTTTAATGAGGGTTAAAGTGACCTTTCAGCCCAAACCTGTTCATCAAAAGAGACCCTACCGGGAGTGTAAAGCTCCAGAAGACCTCGCTCTGAGCACCACTAAGATACATAAGCCCCATAATCACATCAAGGTGATGGTCCTGTGTGGCGTAAAATGTTGgtgacagagtgaatcatttctgttgctgagtgaAGTATAGACATTAATCAGGAATATATAACTTAACAATTTGGGTAAATAATGTAGAGAATTTAATTGTAGTTTAAGGAAAGCAAAGAGAAGAGAACCATAGTGTGTGTCTGAAAATCTATAACtaaatatatgaatatttttatgtACAACCTCTGGATCAAAAAGCTCATATtataaaactctcaaaaaaaaaaaccaaacaattaaatgaaaacttagtAAGCATTGTTTTCTACAAATGTAGTGCCGTATTTGAACATGCATTTATcttttttcatcacatctttttACTGGGTTTAGTGAAAATGGAAGAATAGTATGTGTACAGGTAAGGTGTCTCAGTCTTTATCCAAATCGTTGTTGAAAACAAGCTAGCTAATTATAAGatgtaaatgctttcttttttaatcacCACTTGTGCTCTATAGACGTTAGTACTTTGAGGCAAATTCCACAGTTCCAAACTGTAAAACTTTTAAATGTTCAGCTACTTTGGACAAGGAATGCATTCCAAATAGTCTGATGCACTAATGGAGAAGGAGTGGACTTCACTGAAATGCGACTGGCCTTGTGCAGCCACCTTCAGCCTTCACATGCCGCAGACTTAACATCACAAGACATCCATCAAgattacagataaaaaaaatcattttaaagcaaAGGGTCAAAGAAGCCCATGTCTGCCCCTGCTGTGACAGGTTCAAGGTGGCAACCAATCACAGATGGTGGAgatataaaaaatcaataaaatgaattgcGTCTTACCAGCTTTGTACAGACTACTTTACCAAAAGTATTTTGATATTGAGAACAAAGTGTGAAGATTTGCCCTACTTGATACATTCATCCACTTATTGAAGCAGCACCCAAATCAGCACCATAGTGTGCAAATGGTGACAGTCCATTTCATTTCAAGTTTATTGGCATATACAGATAACAATGGAAGATCATTACCAGTAAGGAAATTCTTGGACTCAGAGTCCCCTCaaattacacaataaaataacacttaacattaataaaatagtaatagtagtaaATGTAAAAGAAGGTAcattgtaaaatattaaatatctgtAGAGCAAGGgactatatgtatatgtgtacattTCAGCCTATGTACAGAAGGGAAGTCTAAAAGTGACTAGTAGTTCTAAAATGACTGTTGTTGTCAAAGTGATCCGCATTCAGCAGTTCAGTAGCCTGATAGCTTGCAGGTCAAAACTGTTCCTGAACTTGCTGGTGCGGGTGTGAAAGCACATGAACCACATGCCAGACGGCAGGAGCGTGAAGAATCTGTGGCTGGGATGGCTGGGGTCAGAGAGGATCTGTCTTTAGAAGTCCTGGGTGGCTTTTAGCTCAGTCCACTGCGTTGTAAatcatttgtgaaataaaaaagaatagaatTAGAATagaattattagatagatagatagatagatagatagatagatagatagatagatagatagatagatagatagatagatagatagatagatagatagatactttattaatcccaaggggaaattcacataatacagcagcagtatattgatacaaaaaacaataattcataAAGTAATCTTGTGTGCTGGTACCAAAACTAGGAGGAATCTGCTGTGCACATCTTGGCAATcggtttcattttatttatactggcTTTTAATTGTGACTTTTGTGAACTGCTTAATGGCTGAATTCTTTTTGAAAGGTGACTTATAAAacagccctgcggtgggctggtgccctgcccagggtttgtttcctgacttgcgctctgtgttggctgggattgggtccagcagacccccatgatcctgtagttaggatatagagggttggataatggatggatggattgacttATAAAACATGgatttctgaatttttaaaaaggtttcattctttttttataactgttataactttTGATCTGGATTTACTTAAATAGTAAGgatgtttttaaaagtcttgGAGGCGCCTCCTGTTATCCAATCAACCTAATGTAAAGCAGCCAAGAAAATCTTCTGCTTGCACCTACATTTGCTAAAAGAATTCAGTTTGAACATTTCAGGTTCTAAAAACCATAAACCAAAGCAGACACCCATTTCAGTCACAGTATTCTAAACGTTCTAAAATTCATTGAACTGTTTAAttgagttgagggtccattttaacccccaaattggtgacagatgtggaaaggggaatgttttggccagcgaaagtgatactggtgatggtagaagagcggagatggtgtgatgtaccaactaagatggcttctgttttggatctgtttagctgaagaaaattgagcctcatccacgcctctatctcctccaggcaggtagtcaatgtagatattggcagaggagcagtagaggaggttggagtagtcctgaggtaaagctgagtgtcatcagcatagcaatgaaaagataaaccatgtctgctaatgacatttccaagagggagcatgcagatggtaaaaaggatggggcctagcacagagccctgtgggacaccacaggtgacaatgtgggtatgagattttgcgctgcccaggGCGACATGCCCAGTTCTGccggtcaggtaagatgtgaaccaattgtgTCTGTTCTATtgtacctttcatatctgttcATCTATTTATCTAACATTGTCAAACGTAATTTACCCAATTCAGGGACGAAAAGTAACCCATCAGCCTGTGCTAGATTAAGTAGTTTTGATAATGTTATGTTAATAAATATTATCAAGTTAATCCTTTAATCTTCTAACCTGTTCAGGGATATGAAAAGACTTTGCCCATGCTGGCaaaactgggtgcaaggcagtaacaaatcatgtctggagtgccagttcattgcagacaggaaaaaaaaaatattaataataataataataataataataataataataataatctgtcaATTGCcttaattgactttattaatagcTTTAAAAGTCACTTTTAAGTGCTATAAATTATATGTATTGTAGCAATTATGCTATTTACTACCAATGCTGCTACTACTATTACCATTATGTTAAAAAGTAAGCTGTAAAAAGTCTTGCACTTGTGTCCTGTTGGTTTCCCCTTTTGTTTCAGAGACCATTTTCAGTCTgccactgaactggattaagcaggtttggcaCTGGGTGGATAGCAATTCCTACAATATGATTGAACGTATCACCATTGCACATGCATTGCTCTAACTCTTgtgaattatattttgttttctcctcATCTCACTTATTGTGAGTCCTCATCTCAGCTGCAGTATTGACATGTAGATTTTGGAATTCTCAGGCGTTCTTGCCCCTAAGATGGActactttatattacattttgaCTATCAACATCCAAACTGTCTAATTTATGAAAATCTTCTTTTATAATactctactgtggctgttcgtttgtctgtccaggattttaaatcacctgtagctcgcaaatcatTTGATCTCTTGACCtgcatttggtacacatatactacctgACTtttactatccactttcggagtgatgactgacctccaaggttattcctttttttatttttattttattttattgtagaatcaactctcagcagcagccagtagggtggccgtgcggcacatgcgtacaggTGCCATTCACAtcactaccaccttcgccgtcacttcccctacctcttcatatcctttttttttttaattttattgattttattgaaatcacacaacattccatacaaatagatcaattttacaagaataggattgaaaacaaatcagcccccacccttgagaaagagagcCTGGGCAACagaatatcttaaatcatttgtgaggcagactgaagacttaagagccagcttaagtgaaaaatgaaggaaaatgtactgagtaattgcaacacaaacactgacttaatcagttttaacgtgaaaagatgagaaagaagagaagaagcaggccgcaaGGGTGGAAGTAAGAAGaggtgctcaggaagcagcaagcgtatcaacctctgagcaaacaaacgctaaacatacagagaaagaggaggaaaactgtaagtcaagagtattcactgcacgttatcgtgcagtgcgccgttactggtataaatATAAATGCTGAATTTGTGtaacataatatttatttttcagttgtcaGTACCATGTCTCTTCAGATAactacactggctccctgtagcagcacgtATTAACTTCAAATCATTCATGCTTGCCTACAGTACCTGAGTCATAACCTGTGTATATGGAGATAATTCCCCTTCTCTAGCACTCTGCATCTGTATGATATAAAATTTTAGTCCATACTCTTGTCATGAGTAGCTTCTGGCTGGTAGAACAAACAGCCCATCTTCAAtcgaaattctgactccctcaatggtTTTAGGAAGCATATAAAGACTTATATTGTTTGCTGAATTTCTGTCAAATTGATATTAGTTGTTCAGATTTGGCACCTTTCATTTGTAACTTACCTTTTATTTTG encodes the following:
- the si:ch211-81a5.8 gene encoding complexin-3, which encodes MDSKVKTILSSPLRQFTCCISVDGKEQEQPQKKAPHKEPCMTAEELQRYQKGIEIENKKRAAFHQQRNAERAVMRTHFRQKYQLSENAKDNSQMLVAGGSVRLPEALAAMVRSEKSSEQEGGLSFFGAFPGLDLTAFKDSAGTATDQCRVM